GGGCCGATTTCGTTCGGATAGCGATAGGCGACAAAGGCGTCGAGCAACTCCATTTTCGAGCGCGAGGTTTCGATTGAGATCACGTCGGCGTCCATGGCGCCGATGGACTGGATGATGTCGTTAAACTCCGAATAGCACATATGCGTGTGGATCTGCGTGTCGTCTCTTACGCCCGAAGCGGCGAGCCGGAAGCATTCCACCGCCCAGGCGAGATAGGCCGGCCAGTCGGCGCGCCGCAGAGGCAAGCCTTCGCGAATCGCCGGCTCGTCGATCTGGATGATCCGGATGCCCGCGGCCTCGAGATCGGTTACTTCGTCCCGCAGCGCCAGCGCGATCTGGCGGCAGACCTCAGACCTTGGAAGATCATCGCGGACGAAGGACCATTGCATCATCGTCACCGGGCCGGTGAGCATTCCCTTCATCGGCCGCTTCGTCAGCGATTGCGCGTAGGTCGACCACGCGACGGTCATTTGTTTCGGGCGCGACACGTCGCCGAAGATGATCGGAGGACGGACATAGCGGGAGCCGTAACTTTGCACCCAGCCGTGTTGGGTAAACACGTAGCCTGAGAGCTGTTCTCCGAAATACTGCACCATATCGTTGCGCTCGAACTCGCCATGCACGAGCACGTCCAGGCCGATTTCCTCCTGCCAGCGCACCGCTTCTTTCGTCTCCGCGCGCAGGAATGCGTCGTAGTCCGCATCCGTGAGCGCTCCCTTGGCGTGAGCGGCGCGCGCCTTGCGCACTTCCGGCGTCTGCGGGAAGGAGCCGATCGTCGTTGTTGGGAAATCCGGCAGATCGAGCGCGCGCCGCTGCCATTCGCGGCGAATCTCAAACGGGCTCGCCCGCTCAGCCATCTGACGCGCGATTGCAGCGATGCGGGCCGCGACCGCCGGATCATGCACTTTCTTTGACGCCGCACGGGCGGCGAAGGCTCTGGCCGAATCGGCGATCGTCGCGGCGATAGCATCTCCACCGCCGGCGAGCGCCCTGCCGAGCGTCGCAAGCTCGCCCATTTTCTGCACGGAGAAGGCGAGCCAGTTCTTCAGGTCGGGGTCGAGGTCCGTCTCGAGATCAAGGTCGATCGGAACGTGCAACAGCGAACAGGATGACGCAATCTCGATATGATCCGGCCCTCGCTTGGCGACGACTGGCGCGAGGCGATCGAGGATCGAGGGAATGTTCGCCCGCCAGATGTTGCGGCCGTCGATCACGCCCAGGGACAGAACAAGGCCGCGCGGCGCCCGCGCG
This genomic window from Methylocella tundrae contains:
- the metE gene encoding 5-methyltetrahydropteroyltriglutamate--homocysteine S-methyltransferase; this encodes MSIPSLPVSTLGTPRIGPRRELKFALESFWSGKSGEAALLEAAAGLRAANWARQRALGVTNIPSNDFSLYDHVLDTSVMVGAIPDAYGWNGGKVSLATYFALARGSEGETQGAACASGCGAHSHGVPALEMTKWFDTNYHYLTPEFTKGQVFTLASTKPVDEYVEAKALGYQTRPVLLGPVTFLKLGKSKDPALDPLSLLANLLPVYVDVLRRLKANGAEWVQIDEPCLVLDLDDATRQALRAAYGMFAHASPALKLMLTSYFGGLGDNLADALALPVAGLHLDLVRAPEQLDAVLARAPRGLVLSLGVIDGRNIWRANIPSILDRLAPVVAKRGPDHIEIASSCSLLHVPIDLDLETDLDPDLKNWLAFSVQKMGELATLGRALAGGGDAIAATIADSARAFAARAASKKVHDPAVAARIAAIARQMAERASPFEIRREWQRRALDLPDFPTTTIGSFPQTPEVRKARAAHAKGALTDADYDAFLRAETKEAVRWQEEIGLDVLVHGEFERNDMVQYFGEQLSGYVFTQHGWVQSYGSRYVRPPIIFGDVSRPKQMTVAWSTYAQSLTKRPMKGMLTGPVTMMQWSFVRDDLPRSEVCRQIALALRDEVTDLEAAGIRIIQIDEPAIREGLPLRRADWPAYLAWAVECFRLAASGVRDDTQIHTHMCYSEFNDIIQSIGAMDADVISIETSRSKMELLDAFVAYRYPNEIGPGVYDIHSPRVPPVGEMTELLVKATKSLTPDQIWVNPDCGLKTRKWEEVRPALVNMVAAAKDVRAALAKAAE